In Candidatus Desulfofervidus auxilii, one genomic interval encodes:
- the rpoB gene encoding DNA-directed RNA polymerase subunit beta, with the protein MGGRVSSLKEVRRRFGRIKKFLEIPYLLELQKKSYEQFLQKDVPPDQRQDIGLQGVFKEVFPFTDYAGTAALEFVKYEIGNPRYEEKECLEQGLTYEAPVRLTVRLAVYDVDKASNQKTIRDIKEQEIYFGTIPLMTERGTFIINGVERVIVNQLHRSPGIFFEIDKALRHVRGKLLYTARIIPLRGSWLDFEFDNKGRLYVRIDRRRKFPVTLFLKALGYTSEQILNYFYPTQKVRYKDGFFYIELIPDFLLGSRLTEDLLNPETGEVLISAHTYITRIHLKQLEKLGIKEIPITEQELKTKIIAKDIKHPKTGEVIAHHNQEISDEIIEKIKREKIEEVEVLFINEYKYDTSLRDTLLEDKTPDQEKALFEIYRHMRPTSPPTLEVAKDFFHKLFFDPEYYDLSKVGRFKLNLRLGLDIPINKYTLQNEDILEAVKKLLELKTTQGPPDDIDHLGNRRVRAVGEVLENQYRIGLVRMERAIKERMALQEIETLMPYDLVNSKPVNTVVRDFFGTSQLSQFMDQTNPLSEVTHKRRLSALGPGGLSRERAGFEVRDVHPSHYGRICPIETPEGANIGLIVSLATYARVNEFGFIETPYRVVENRKVTDKIKYLTALEEGDCPIAQANALLDKEGRLVNDIVSARVRGEFVMVRAEEVKYMDVSPNQLVSVSSSLIPFLEHDDANRALMGSNMQRQAVPLLVTEAPLVGTGMEGVVARDCGHCILAEADGLVEEVDASYLVVRYLDKDGQKPLHELVKVYELNKFKRSNQNTCFNQKPLVKVGERVHKGQVLADGAATDRGELALGKNILVAFMSWGGYNFEDAIIISERLVRDDVYTSLHIVEFELAARETKLGPEEITRDIPNASEEALKNLDESGVIRIGAEVKPGDILVGKITPKGETLYSSEEKLLRAIFGEKASDVKDSSLRVPPGVEGIVIDAQVFSRKNQKEKDFRRKWIEEQEIKKLIRYRDAEIKVFKKTVEEELLKLLIGQKVVQDLKDLSGNILIAKGDKITSEILNIPLRRLKELRLSDETIEQKMNNLIDVFFEEVDRIRNRYEEKMDKLRQGNELPPGVIKAVKVYVAMKRKLSEGDKMAGRHGNKGVVSKIVPLEDMPYLADGTPVDIILNPLGVPSRMNIGQILETHLGWASKELGQKIRKMVDDMQKPELIRQWLKELYSPEQYEQCFASLSDKELIEVVKKLDKGIPVASPVFDGAPEAEIKKWLKKSGLSESGKTIVYDGRTGEPFEQPVTVGIMYMMKLHHLVDDKIHARSIGPYSLITQQPLGGKAQFGGQRFGEMEVWALEAYGAAYTLQEMLTIKSDDVAGRTRMYEKIVKGNNTLEVGLPESFNVLVKELQALGLNVELLTSNKGAKVK; encoded by the coding sequence ATGGGTGGTAGAGTGTCTAGTTTAAAAGAAGTAAGACGGCGTTTTGGCCGTATTAAAAAGTTTTTGGAGATACCCTATCTTCTTGAACTCCAAAAAAAATCCTATGAGCAGTTTCTTCAAAAAGATGTGCCACCGGATCAACGTCAAGATATAGGTTTGCAAGGGGTTTTTAAAGAAGTTTTTCCTTTTACTGATTATGCAGGCACTGCTGCCCTGGAATTTGTAAAATACGAGATTGGAAATCCTCGTTATGAAGAAAAAGAATGTTTAGAACAAGGCCTGACTTATGAAGCTCCCGTGCGTTTGACAGTGAGACTTGCCGTTTATGACGTGGATAAAGCGTCTAATCAAAAAACTATAAGGGATATTAAGGAACAAGAAATTTATTTTGGCACTATTCCTTTGATGACCGAAAGGGGAACATTTATCATTAATGGAGTAGAAAGGGTAATTGTTAACCAACTTCATCGTTCACCAGGTATTTTCTTTGAAATAGACAAGGCATTACGACATGTAAGGGGTAAATTGCTTTACACCGCGCGCATTATTCCATTACGGGGTTCGTGGCTAGATTTTGAGTTTGACAATAAAGGCCGCCTTTATGTTAGAATCGATAGACGACGCAAATTCCCAGTGACACTTTTTCTGAAAGCTTTAGGTTATACTAGTGAACAGATTCTAAATTACTTTTATCCCACACAAAAAGTTAGATATAAAGATGGTTTTTTCTATATTGAACTTATACCAGATTTTTTATTGGGTTCCAGATTGACCGAAGATTTACTCAATCCGGAAACCGGAGAGGTGCTAATTTCCGCTCATACTTATATTACTAGGATTCACCTGAAACAATTAGAAAAATTGGGGATAAAGGAAATTCCCATCACAGAGCAAGAATTAAAAACAAAAATTATTGCTAAAGATATTAAACATCCCAAGACAGGAGAAGTAATTGCTCATCACAATCAAGAAATAAGTGATGAGATTATTGAGAAGATTAAGAGGGAGAAGATTGAAGAAGTTGAAGTTTTGTTTATTAATGAGTATAAATATGATACTTCTTTACGAGATACACTTTTAGAGGACAAGACTCCTGACCAAGAAAAGGCCCTTTTTGAGATATATCGCCATATGCGTCCTACTAGTCCACCTACTTTAGAAGTGGCTAAAGATTTTTTTCATAAATTGTTTTTTGACCCTGAATATTACGATCTTTCTAAAGTGGGTCGTTTTAAATTAAACTTGCGGTTGGGTTTAGATATTCCTATTAATAAATATACTTTGCAAAATGAAGACATTTTAGAGGCAGTGAAAAAACTTCTAGAACTGAAAACAACTCAAGGTCCTCCTGATGACATTGACCACTTGGGTAATCGAAGAGTGCGGGCAGTAGGTGAAGTGTTAGAAAACCAATATAGAATTGGCTTGGTCCGCATGGAGAGAGCTATTAAGGAAAGAATGGCCTTACAGGAGATAGAGACACTTATGCCCTATGACTTAGTGAACTCAAAACCTGTAAATACAGTAGTAAGAGATTTCTTTGGAACCAGCCAACTTTCTCAATTTATGGACCAGACAAACCCGCTTTCAGAAGTTACACATAAACGCCGTTTAAGCGCCTTAGGACCAGGGGGACTGAGTAGGGAAAGAGCTGGTTTTGAAGTAAGGGATGTGCATCCATCTCATTATGGACGGATTTGTCCTATTGAAACCCCCGAGGGTGCCAACATTGGTCTTATTGTTTCTTTAGCTACCTATGCCAGAGTAAATGAATTTGGATTTATTGAGACCCCTTATAGAGTTGTAGAGAATAGAAAGGTAACTGATAAGATTAAGTATCTTACTGCTTTAGAAGAAGGAGATTGTCCTATTGCTCAAGCTAACGCGCTATTAGATAAAGAGGGGAGATTAGTAAATGATATTGTTTCTGCTCGTGTTCGAGGTGAGTTTGTTATGGTGAGAGCAGAAGAAGTGAAATACATGGATGTATCACCCAACCAGTTAGTGAGTGTCTCTTCCTCACTCATTCCCTTTTTAGAACACGATGACGCTAATCGTGCCTTGATGGGTTCAAACATGCAAAGGCAGGCTGTCCCCTTATTAGTAACTGAAGCACCCCTAGTAGGGACAGGGATGGAAGGAGTGGTAGCACGCGATTGTGGCCATTGTATTTTAGCTGAGGCCGATGGATTGGTGGAGGAAGTAGATGCTTCCTATCTAGTGGTAAGATATTTGGATAAGGATGGACAGAAACCATTGCATGAGTTGGTAAAGGTGTATGAGCTAAATAAATTTAAACGCAGTAATCAGAATACCTGTTTCAATCAGAAACCATTAGTAAAAGTGGGAGAAAGGGTTCATAAAGGTCAGGTTTTAGCTGATGGAGCAGCTACGGATAGAGGAGAATTAGCTTTAGGAAAAAATATTTTAGTCGCTTTTATGTCTTGGGGAGGGTATAATTTTGAAGATGCTATAATTATCAGTGAGAGATTGGTAAGAGACGATGTTTATACCTCCCTCCATATAGTGGAGTTTGAGTTAGCAGCAAGGGAGACCAAATTGGGGCCCGAAGAGATCACTCGTGATATTCCCAATGCTAGTGAGGAGGCATTAAAAAATCTGGATGAAAGTGGAGTTATTCGTATTGGTGCTGAAGTAAAGCCAGGAGATATTTTAGTAGGTAAAATTACCCCAAAAGGTGAAACGTTATATTCATCTGAAGAAAAACTCCTTAGGGCTATCTTTGGAGAAAAGGCTAGTGATGTCAAAGATTCTTCTCTAAGAGTACCCCCAGGTGTGGAGGGTATTGTCATCGATGCTCAGGTATTTTCTCGCAAAAATCAGAAGGAAAAGGATTTTAGGAGAAAGTGGATTGAAGAACAGGAGATAAAAAAGCTGATAAGATATAGGGATGCTGAGATTAAGGTTTTCAAAAAGACTGTAGAAGAAGAATTACTTAAATTATTGATAGGACAAAAGGTTGTCCAAGATTTGAAAGACTTAAGTGGGAATATCTTAATAGCCAAAGGGGATAAAATTACTTCTGAAATTTTAAATATCCCTTTACGTCGTTTAAAGGAACTCCGGTTGAGTGATGAAACTATAGAGCAGAAAATGAATAATTTGATAGATGTGTTTTTTGAAGAAGTAGATAGGATTAGAAATAGATATGAAGAGAAGATGGATAAATTAAGACAAGGTAATGAGTTGCCACCAGGTGTAATAAAAGCAGTTAAGGTGTATGTAGCTATGAAACGGAAGTTGAGCGAAGGTGACAAGATGGCTGGCAGACATGGGAATAAAGGTGTGGTGTCCAAAATTGTTCCCCTTGAAGATATGCCTTATTTAGCCGATGGCACCCCAGTAGATATAATACTTAATCCTTTAGGTGTGCCTTCGCGTATGAATATAGGGCAGATTTTAGAAACACATTTAGGTTGGGCTTCAAAAGAGTTGGGGCAAAAAATAAGAAAAATGGTAGATGATATGCAGAAACCAGAATTAATAAGGCAATGGCTTAAAGAACTCTATTCACCTGAACAATATGAACAATGTTTCGCTTCTTTGAGCGATAAAGAATTAATAGAAGTAGTAAAAAAATTGGATAAAGGTATTCCTGTGGCCTCTCCTGTATTTGATGGTGCACCTGAGGCGGAAATTAAAAAATGGTTAAAAAAATCAGGATTGTCAGAGAGTGGAAAGACCATAGTTTATGATGGAAGGACAGGTGAGCCCTTTGAGCAACCAGTAACCGTGGGTATAATGTATATGATGAAGCTCCACCACTTGGTAGACGATAAAATTCATGCTCGTTCTATTGGACCTTATTCCCTAATTACTCAACAGCCTTTAGGCGGTAAAGCCCAATTTGGTGGGCAGAGGTTTGGTGAGATGGAGGTATGGGCATTGGAAGCATATGGAGCTGCATATACTTTGCAAGAAATGCTTACTATAAAATCCGATGACGTGGCAGGTCGAACTCGAATGTATGAAAAAATTGTAAAGGGTAATAATACTTTAGAAGTAGGCTTACCAGAATCCTTTAATGTTCTGGTGAAGGAATTACAAGCCCTAGGATTAAATGTAGAATTATTAACTTCTAACAAGGGGGCAAAGGTAAAATGA
- the rplL gene encoding 50S ribosomal protein L7/L12 translates to MAKEITKEDVVNYIAGMTVLELSELIKELEEKFGVQAAAPMPAMAVPGAPGAAAEAQKEEKTEFDVVLKEIGSNKIQVIKVVRAITGLGLKEAKELVESAPKVVKEGISKEESETIKKQLEEVGATVEIK, encoded by the coding sequence ATGGCAAAAGAGATTACTAAAGAAGATGTAGTAAACTACATTGCTGGAATGACAGTACTGGAGCTTTCGGAGTTGATTAAAGAATTGGAGGAAAAATTTGGGGTTCAAGCAGCTGCCCCTATGCCAGCTATGGCCGTGCCAGGTGCACCGGGTGCTGCAGCAGAAGCTCAGAAAGAAGAGAAGACAGAGTTTGATGTGGTTTTAAAAGAGATAGGTAGTAATAAAATTCAAGTGATTAAAGTTGTGCGAGCTATCACTGGTTTAGGATTAAAAGAAGCTAAAGAACTAGTGGAAAGTGCACCTAAAGTAGTTAAAGAAGGTATTTCTAAAGAGGAGTCAGAAACCATTAAAAAACAACTAGAAGAAGTAGGTGCAACTGTAGAAATAAAATAA
- the rplJ gene encoding 50S ribosomal protein L10 has product MLSRTQKAHLVEEIGERLKKAKTVVLTDFKGLKVEEINELRRNLRKEGVEYKVVKNSVICLAGKDTPLEQIKDEICGPNALAISYGDPATLAKVLIQFREKNDRFKLKTGFSEGKILTLEEIETLAKLPSREVLVAQLLGTMSSPPRQLVNLLYNIIGKFLYLLEAIKKEKENREV; this is encoded by the coding sequence TTGTTAAGCCGAACGCAAAAGGCTCATTTAGTGGAGGAAATAGGTGAGAGATTAAAGAAGGCAAAAACTGTAGTATTAACGGATTTTAAGGGTCTTAAGGTAGAAGAAATTAATGAGCTTAGGCGTAATTTACGTAAAGAAGGTGTGGAGTATAAAGTGGTAAAAAACAGTGTTATCTGTTTGGCAGGAAAGGATACACCTTTAGAACAGATAAAAGATGAAATTTGTGGTCCCAATGCCTTGGCTATTTCATATGGAGACCCTGCGACTTTAGCTAAAGTTTTGATACAATTTAGGGAAAAGAATGATAGATTCAAGTTAAAAACCGGGTTTTCAGAAGGTAAGATTTTAACTTTAGAGGAAATAGAAACATTAGCAAAACTTCCTAGTCGAGAAGTATTAGTAGCTCAACTTCTTGGAACGATGAGCTCACCCCCAAGGCAATTAGTTAATTTGCTTTATAATATTATTGGTAAATTCCTTTATTTATTAGAAGCTATAAAAAAAGAAAAAGAGAATAGGGAGGTTTAA
- the rplA gene encoding 50S ribosomal protein L1: protein MAKHGKRYIELRKKIEAEKLYPAEEAMNLVLEMATAKFDETVEVAINLGVDPRHADQMVRGAVVLPHGTGKKVRVLVFAQGEKEKEAKEAQADYVGGEELIDKIKNGWLEFDKVVATPDMMSKVGKIGRILGPRGLMPSTKTGTVTFDVAKAVEELKGGKIDFKVDKGGVIHAPIGKVSFGKEKLLNNLRTLFETIVRLKPASAKGTYIKGVTLSTTMGPGIKVDPASLKDFAS, encoded by the coding sequence ATGGCTAAACATGGGAAAAGGTATATTGAATTGAGAAAAAAGATTGAAGCAGAGAAGTTATATCCAGCTGAAGAGGCCATGAATTTGGTTTTAGAAATGGCTACGGCTAAATTTGATGAGACAGTGGAAGTGGCCATAAATCTCGGCGTAGACCCTCGCCATGCAGATCAAATGGTAAGAGGTGCCGTGGTTCTTCCTCATGGAACAGGAAAAAAGGTGAGAGTATTAGTATTTGCCCAAGGAGAAAAGGAAAAAGAAGCAAAAGAAGCCCAAGCAGATTATGTAGGCGGAGAAGAGCTTATAGATAAAATAAAGAATGGGTGGTTAGAATTTGATAAAGTAGTCGCTACCCCGGATATGATGAGCAAAGTGGGTAAGATTGGTCGTATCTTAGGACCTAGAGGGCTTATGCCCAGTACAAAGACAGGAACAGTTACCTTTGATGTAGCTAAAGCAGTAGAAGAATTAAAGGGTGGTAAGATAGATTTTAAGGTAGATAAAGGTGGGGTTATTCATGCTCCTATTGGAAAGGTTTCTTTTGGTAAGGAAAAACTTTTGAACAATTTAAGAACTCTTTTTGAAACTATTGTTCGATTGAAGCCTGCGAGTGCAAAGGGGACATATATAAAGGGAGTAACTCTTTCTACTACGATGGGTCCTGGAATAAAGGTAGACCCTGCTTCTTTAAAGGATTTTGCGAGTTAA
- the rplK gene encoding 50S ribosomal protein L11 — protein MAKKVIASIRLQIPAGQANPSPPVGPALGQHGVNIMEFCKAFNARTKDQEGTIIPVIITVYADRSFSFITKTPPASVLLKQAAQIVKGAHTPKKEVVGKVSRKKLEEIAKKKWPDLTAATFEAAVKTIEGTAKSMGIEIVD, from the coding sequence ATGGCAAAAAAAGTGATTGCTTCTATTCGTTTGCAGATTCCTGCTGGTCAGGCAAATCCTTCACCTCCTGTAGGTCCTGCTTTGGGTCAACATGGTGTCAATATTATGGAGTTTTGTAAGGCTTTTAATGCTAGAACCAAGGATCAAGAGGGCACCATTATTCCAGTAATAATTACTGTTTATGCAGATCGCTCCTTTAGTTTTATCACTAAGACACCTCCAGCCTCTGTTCTTTTAAAACAGGCGGCACAGATTGTGAAAGGGGCACATACACCTAAAAAAGAAGTTGTAGGTAAAGTGAGCCGGAAGAAACTAGAAGAAATAGCTAAAAAGAAATGGCCTGATCTTACAGCAGCTACCTTTGAAGCAGCAGTAAAGACCATAGAGGGTACTGCTAAGAGCATGGGGATAGAAATTGTTGATTGA